Proteins encoded together in one Acidimicrobiales bacterium window:
- a CDS encoding DUF3488 and transglutaminase-like domain-containing protein, whose translation MASIPTTVALAILTVVTGAGMGRLFNSTSYLGPVVGAAIAAHALAWLWRRLGLGTVAALLLSAAGILVVTTWVALPHTTVAGLPSATTFHEFSSQLAQAHQQLQELTTPAPVTAGFLLGSVLIVGILAVLADWAAFRHRSTFEAVVPSLALFIYTAALGTSRGRTLAVSIYLAALIGFVLVAESSRQASTMPWLTSRAGRGLTPLLRGGATLGVVAVAAALIVGPNLPGARAAAALDLRHLTQPGPSQRTTISPLVDIRSQLVKPADVELFTVASTTRTYWRLTSLDSFDGAIWSANQSYRSASTELPSSAAAAPPGVAPGVKQAFSISNLASVWAPAAYRPSRLIGLPGASYNPESGSIITPSATPDGLTYQVTSDIPRLDGAELAQDGAAPAGTDVAHYLTLPNGIPDSIRQTAAQIVRDQGSDYGKSLALQNWFRDNFRYSLSVPPGHDDNAMLRFLSARQGYCEQFAGTFAVMARSVGLPTRVAVGFTPGQLESDGQYHVRALNAHAWPEVLLGRYGWVSFEPTPGRGEPGAEAYTGVAAAQAGPVDTPAQTTPGAAAAPPSPAPAPPVAPKPSPNLVHAGPTAHHGGGFPVAGVTAAVIVVALALAWVVGIPLIARRRRLRRRAAARGAERVMVAWSEAADSLALMGAGRRPSETLQEHARRAARSPVAPTEVPPALSALAGDASVASYAEGTPDTEMVTRSVVAAAVIEGAVWKRATRWQRLRWRLDPRQLLPLGRRDGEWKSRDPDRQPGWRPRQRRGGNGGAGTGDGSRSRRSTASVS comes from the coding sequence ATGGCGTCCATTCCGACCACGGTGGCCCTCGCCATTCTCACCGTGGTCACCGGCGCGGGTATGGGCCGGCTGTTCAACAGCACCTCCTACCTCGGTCCGGTGGTGGGCGCCGCCATCGCCGCCCACGCCTTGGCCTGGCTCTGGCGCCGGCTCGGCCTCGGCACCGTGGCCGCCCTCCTCCTTTCCGCCGCCGGCATCCTCGTCGTGACCACATGGGTCGCGCTTCCCCACACCACCGTGGCCGGACTGCCCTCGGCCACCACCTTCCACGAGTTCAGCTCCCAGCTCGCCCAGGCCCACCAACAGCTGCAGGAGCTCACCACCCCCGCGCCAGTGACGGCCGGCTTCCTCCTGGGCTCGGTGCTGATCGTTGGCATCCTGGCCGTGCTGGCGGACTGGGCGGCCTTTCGCCACCGCTCGACCTTCGAGGCCGTGGTGCCCTCCCTCGCTCTGTTCATCTACACCGCCGCCCTGGGCACCTCACGGGGACGGACACTGGCCGTCTCCATCTACCTGGCCGCCCTGATCGGCTTCGTGCTCGTCGCCGAGAGCAGCCGGCAGGCGTCCACCATGCCCTGGCTGACGAGCCGGGCCGGCCGGGGCCTGACCCCGCTGCTCCGCGGGGGCGCCACGCTCGGCGTCGTCGCCGTGGCCGCGGCCCTCATCGTGGGTCCAAATCTGCCCGGCGCCCGCGCTGCGGCGGCCCTGGATCTCCGCCACCTGACCCAACCGGGACCCAGCCAGCGCACCACCATCAGTCCGCTGGTCGACATCCGGTCCCAGCTCGTGAAGCCAGCCGACGTCGAGCTGTTCACCGTCGCCTCGACGACCCGGACCTACTGGCGACTCACCTCTCTCGACAGCTTCGACGGCGCCATCTGGTCGGCCAACCAGTCCTACCGGTCAGCCAGCACCGAGCTGCCGTCGTCGGCCGCCGCCGCACCTCCCGGCGTGGCGCCCGGAGTGAAGCAGGCCTTCAGCATCTCGAACCTGGCCAGCGTCTGGGCGCCGGCCGCCTATCGGCCGAGTCGCCTGATCGGTCTCCCGGGCGCCAGCTACAACCCCGAGTCGGGCAGCATCATCACTCCATCGGCCACCCCCGACGGGCTGACCTATCAGGTGACCTCGGACATTCCGCGTCTCGACGGGGCCGAGCTGGCCCAGGACGGAGCGGCTCCGGCCGGCACCGACGTCGCCCACTACTTGACCCTTCCGAATGGCATTCCGGACTCCATCCGCCAGACGGCGGCGCAGATCGTGCGGGACCAGGGATCCGACTACGGGAAGTCGCTCGCCCTGCAGAACTGGTTCCGTGACAACTTCCGGTACAGCTTGAGCGTCCCGCCCGGTCACGACGACAACGCCATGCTGCGCTTCCTCTCGGCCCGACAGGGCTACTGCGAGCAGTTCGCCGGCACGTTCGCGGTGATGGCCCGGTCGGTCGGGCTGCCGACTCGGGTCGCCGTCGGCTTCACCCCTGGGCAGCTGGAGTCCGACGGCCAGTACCACGTCCGAGCCCTGAACGCCCACGCCTGGCCCGAGGTTCTCCTGGGCCGGTACGGGTGGGTCAGCTTCGAGCCCACACCCGGACGGGGCGAGCCGGGCGCGGAGGCCTACACCGGCGTGGCTGCCGCCCAGGCCGGCCCCGTCGACACCCCGGCGCAGACCACCCCCGGCGCCGCGGCCGCGCCCCCGTCTCCCGCGCCGGCCCCACCCGTCGCGCCGAAGCCCTCCCCCAACCTCGTGCACGCCGGACCGACAGCCCACCATGGCGGCGGCTTCCCGGTCGCCGGCGTCACGGCGGCGGTGATCGTCGTCGCCCTGGCTCTGGCGTGGGTTGTCGGCATCCCCCTGATCGCCCGGCGACGACGACTGCGCCGTCGCGCTGCGGCGCGCGGCGCCGAGCGCGTCATGGTGGCGTGGTCCGAAGCTGCCGACTCCCTGGCCCTCATGGGAGCCGGGCGACGGCCGTCGGAGACCCTCCAGGAGCACGCCCGGCGCGCCGCCCGATCCCCCGTCGCACCCACGGAGGTGCCTCCCGCGCTCTCGGCGCTAGCCGGAGACGCGAGCGTGGCCAGCTACGCCGAGGGCACGCCGGACACAGAGATGGTCACGCGGTCTGTCGTCGCCGCCGCGGTGATCGAGGGCGCCGTCTGGAAGCGGGCGACCCGGTGGCAACGACTGCGCTGGCGCCTCGATCCTCGCCAGCTGCTCCCCCTCGGCAGGCGGGACGGCGAGTGGAAGAGCCGTGACCCCGATCGTCAACCGGGTTGGCGCCCGCGTCAACGGCGGGGCGGCAACGGTGGGGCCGGGACGGGTGACGGCTCGCGGAGCCGTCGGTCAACAGCATCCGTCTCCTAG
- a CDS encoding DUF58 domain-containing protein: protein MPTRRGWLIAVGSLVSMLAGRLVGMVELYVLGAAGLTLVIGAVIYVHVLRCQLEVARTLHPSHIHAGGTSLVQLAVRNVAWRRSPTLVASDPFDGGKRVARFLVPPLGAGDSGRAAYRVPTEQRGVFGLGPLALQLGDPFRLASLWLKGAPATRLVVYPRIDKIPPPPHTQGDDPRAGADHRSFLSRRGEDFYALRAYQVGDDLRRVHWPSTARLDDLMIRQEEMPWQGRASVLLDLRKAVHAPESLELAVSAAASVVSSVSPGHALVRLLATDGTDSGFAAGRAHVEAVLERLAEVRMTSSGSLLNELGVLSRAPGGGALVVVTTSLATDTDLERIARLRSSFPTVMVVVIDDAAPDGAMTRGGTRRPMPGPVMPIRVTAGRPFATAWSEALGRNRPLAGTYGGRR, encoded by the coding sequence GTGCCGACTCGCCGCGGCTGGCTGATCGCAGTCGGCTCCCTCGTCTCGATGCTGGCCGGCCGGTTGGTCGGCATGGTCGAGCTCTACGTGCTGGGGGCTGCGGGCCTCACCCTGGTGATCGGCGCCGTGATCTACGTCCACGTCCTGCGCTGCCAGCTCGAGGTGGCCCGCACGCTCCACCCGTCGCACATCCACGCTGGAGGGACCAGCCTCGTCCAGCTCGCCGTGCGCAACGTGGCCTGGCGGCGCTCACCCACCCTCGTCGCCTCGGATCCCTTCGACGGCGGCAAGCGGGTCGCCCGCTTCCTCGTGCCGCCGCTCGGCGCGGGTGACTCGGGGAGGGCCGCCTACCGGGTCCCAACCGAGCAGCGGGGGGTCTTCGGGCTCGGCCCCTTGGCGCTACAGCTGGGCGACCCGTTCCGCCTGGCCTCACTGTGGTTGAAGGGGGCGCCCGCGACCCGTCTTGTCGTGTACCCGAGGATCGACAAGATCCCGCCGCCCCCGCACACCCAGGGTGACGACCCGCGCGCCGGCGCCGACCACCGCTCCTTCCTCAGCCGACGGGGCGAGGACTTCTACGCACTGCGGGCCTACCAGGTCGGCGACGACCTGCGCCGGGTCCACTGGCCGTCGACCGCCCGACTCGACGACCTCATGATCCGCCAGGAGGAGATGCCTTGGCAGGGGCGGGCAAGCGTCCTGCTCGACCTGCGCAAGGCGGTGCATGCACCGGAGTCGCTCGAGCTGGCCGTGTCGGCCGCGGCCAGCGTGGTGAGCTCGGTGTCGCCCGGTCACGCCCTCGTCCGGCTGTTGGCCACCGACGGCACCGATTCCGGGTTCGCCGCCGGCCGGGCCCACGTGGAAGCGGTGCTCGAACGGTTGGCCGAGGTCCGCATGACATCATCGGGGAGCCTGCTGAACGAGCTAGGGGTCCTCAGCCGCGCTCCCGGAGGAGGGGCGCTCGTGGTGGTGACGACGTCGCTTGCCACCGATACCGATCTGGAGCGCATCGCCAGGCTCCGCAGCAGCTTCCCGACGGTGATGGTGGTCGTGATCGACGACGCCGCGCCGGACGGGGCGATGACCCGCGGGGGGACCCGGCGGCCCATGCCCGGACCCGTCATGCCCATCCGGGTGACCGCGGGGCGGCCTTTCGCCACGGCCTGGTCCGAGGCGCTCGGACGCAACCGGCCCCTGGCCGGGACCTACGGGGGGCGGCGGTGA
- a CDS encoding MoxR family ATPase: MATERTATRRAFDFIGCFEGIVDNVERVIQGKDEAVRLALVCLVAEGHLLIEDVPGVGKTSLAKALATSLDLQWQRIQFTPDLLPSDVTGVNVYNRANGSFDFRPGGVFANIVLGDEINRASPKTQSALLEAMEEHQVTVDANTYRLPAPFMVIATQNPIEHEGTYPLPESQVDRFLMRAHMGYPGRHAEITMLDAHGSGNVISHLHPVADETDVADMVAQAHAVFVAPALKGYIVDLAAATRAHPSLALGMSPRAALALQRAARAWAAAQGRDYVTPDDVKSLARPVLSHRLALAPDASVGGLGPEDALEEILASVPVPTGRAAQG, from the coding sequence GTGGCGACCGAACGGACCGCCACGCGCCGAGCCTTCGACTTCATCGGTTGCTTCGAGGGCATCGTCGACAACGTCGAGCGGGTCATCCAGGGCAAGGACGAGGCCGTCCGCCTGGCCCTTGTCTGCCTCGTCGCCGAGGGCCATCTCCTCATCGAGGACGTGCCCGGCGTCGGCAAGACCAGCCTGGCCAAGGCCCTCGCCACCTCGCTCGACCTCCAGTGGCAGCGGATCCAGTTCACCCCCGACCTCCTGCCCTCCGACGTCACGGGGGTCAACGTCTACAACCGGGCCAACGGCAGCTTCGACTTCCGCCCCGGCGGGGTGTTCGCCAACATCGTGCTGGGTGACGAGATCAACCGGGCCTCCCCGAAAACCCAGTCGGCCCTGCTCGAGGCCATGGAGGAGCACCAGGTCACCGTCGATGCCAATACCTACCGGCTGCCCGCGCCGTTCATGGTGATCGCCACCCAGAACCCGATCGAGCACGAGGGCACCTATCCCCTGCCCGAGAGCCAGGTCGACCGCTTCCTGATGCGGGCCCACATGGGCTACCCGGGGCGGCACGCCGAGATCACCATGCTCGACGCCCACGGCTCCGGGAACGTCATCAGCCACCTCCATCCGGTGGCCGACGAGACCGACGTGGCCGACATGGTCGCCCAGGCCCACGCCGTCTTCGTCGCTCCCGCCCTCAAGGGCTACATCGTCGACCTCGCCGCCGCCACCCGCGCCCACCCGAGCCTCGCCCTCGGGATGTCGCCGCGCGCCGCCCTGGCCCTGCAGCGGGCGGCGCGGGCGTGGGCGGCCGCCCAAGGGAGGGACTACGTCACTCCCGACGACGTGAAGTCGCTGGCCAGGCCGGTGCTGAGCCACCGTCTGGCCCTGGCTCCGGACGCCTCGGTCGGCGGTCTCGGTCCCGAGGACGCCCTCGAGGAGATCCTGGCGTCGGTGCCCGTGCCCACCGGCCGGGCGGCCCAGGGATAG
- a CDS encoding ROK family protein, which produces MELCLAVDIGGTKLAAGLIGTDARVLTEEIIPTPTVHDPEELFAATAGLVGRVAATGGRRPVVCGVGCGGPMRRGGEEVSPLNIPAWRRFPLRRRLAETCALPTFVDNDAKALALGEGWAGAAAGRSNFLAMVVSTGVGGGIVLDGRLLDGADGNAGHIGHVIVTPGGRPCVCGGRGCLEAEASGTAIEAMTGRSARLAGSHVAVRAGTLVGQAVASVVNLLDLELVVVAGSVALGFGAPFFAAAQAELDSLARLDFSVGTRIVPAGLGAAGPLVGAGAVGWRGLERLPAFGGVVAP; this is translated from the coding sequence GTGGAGCTCTGCCTGGCCGTCGACATCGGCGGCACCAAGCTGGCGGCCGGGCTGATCGGGACCGACGCACGGGTCCTGACCGAGGAGATCATCCCCACGCCGACGGTCCACGACCCCGAAGAGCTGTTCGCGGCCACGGCGGGCCTCGTCGGCCGGGTCGCGGCGACCGGCGGGCGCCGGCCGGTCGTCTGTGGTGTCGGGTGCGGGGGTCCGATGCGCCGCGGCGGCGAAGAGGTGTCGCCGCTCAACATCCCCGCCTGGCGCCGGTTCCCGTTGCGCCGCCGCCTGGCCGAGACCTGTGCTCTGCCCACCTTCGTCGACAATGACGCCAAAGCCCTGGCCCTCGGTGAAGGGTGGGCGGGGGCCGCTGCGGGGCGGTCCAACTTCCTCGCCATGGTGGTCTCGACCGGGGTCGGCGGTGGGATCGTGCTCGACGGACGCCTGCTCGACGGCGCCGACGGCAACGCCGGTCACATTGGTCATGTGATCGTGACGCCGGGAGGCCGGCCGTGCGTCTGCGGGGGACGCGGCTGTCTGGAGGCCGAGGCTTCGGGCACCGCCATCGAGGCCATGACCGGTCGATCCGCGCGCCTAGCCGGGTCCCACGTGGCGGTCCGTGCCGGCACCCTGGTGGGCCAGGCGGTGGCCTCGGTCGTCAATCTCCTCGACCTCGAGCTCGTCGTCGTGGCCGGTTCGGTCGCGCTGGGGTTCGGGGCTCCGTTCTTTGCCGCGGCCCAGGCCGAGCTCGACTCGTTGGCGCGGCTCGACTTCTCGGTCGGGACGCGGATCGTTCCCGCCGGCCTCGGAGCGGCCGGACCGCTCGTAGGCGCAGGCGCCGTCGGGTGGCGTGGCCTGGAACGCCTACCGGCCTTCGGCGGGGTCGTGGCGCCGTGA
- a CDS encoding HNH endonuclease: MTRALVLNATFEPLSIVPSRRALMLLLDEKAELIHSTERHFRAARVAFPEPSVVRLARYVRVPYQSRVALNRRAVFARDGHRCQYCGAAAENIDHVVPRSRGGTHTWDNVVAACRRCNTRKEDRLVHEVGLTLRRAPAQPRERVWFLVATGGLRPDWEPYLGSASLSASA; the protein is encoded by the coding sequence GTGACGCGTGCTCTGGTGCTGAATGCCACCTTCGAGCCGCTGTCCATCGTCCCGTCGCGCCGTGCGCTGATGCTGCTCCTCGACGAGAAGGCCGAGCTGATCCACTCCACCGAGCGTCACTTTCGGGCGGCGCGCGTGGCGTTCCCCGAGCCCTCGGTCGTGCGGTTGGCCCGCTACGTGCGGGTGCCGTACCAGAGCCGGGTCGCCCTCAACCGCCGGGCTGTGTTCGCGCGCGACGGCCACCGATGCCAGTACTGCGGTGCGGCGGCGGAGAACATCGATCACGTCGTTCCCCGTAGCCGGGGTGGCACCCACACCTGGGACAATGTCGTCGCCGCCTGCCGGCGCTGCAACACCCGCAAGGAGGACCGCCTCGTCCACGAGGTCGGTCTGACCCTCCGTCGGGCGCCAGCGCAGCCACGCGAGCGGGTGTGGTTCCTCGTGGCGACAGGGGGGCTGCGTCCCGACTGGGAGCCGTACCTCGGGTCGGCCTCCCTGTCGGCGTCGGCGTAG
- a CDS encoding division/cell wall cluster transcriptional repressor MraZ has protein sequence MARFFGRFEHGLDAKGRVILPAKFRVHFEHGGYLSQYHDGCLALWTPDEFEKQMIGMQQSASEGPGQRNLARVWASGSHEVEIDRQGRMAIPAHLRDFAGLDGDVLVHGAIDRVELWNPGAWDQRVKPMERRLTEGDSEPVSG, from the coding sequence ATGGCCAGATTCTTCGGCAGGTTCGAGCACGGCCTCGACGCCAAGGGGCGGGTGATCCTTCCGGCCAAATTTCGGGTGCACTTCGAGCACGGTGGCTACCTGAGCCAATACCACGACGGATGCCTGGCCCTGTGGACCCCAGACGAGTTCGAGAAGCAGATGATCGGCATGCAACAGAGCGCCAGCGAGGGTCCCGGTCAGCGCAACCTGGCCCGCGTGTGGGCCTCCGGCTCGCACGAGGTGGAGATCGACCGGCAGGGTCGGATGGCCATACCGGCGCATCTCCGGGACTTCGCCGGTCTCGACGGCGACGTGCTGGTGCACGGCGCCATCGACCGGGTGGAGCTCTGGAACCCAGGTGCGTGGGACCAGCGAGTGAAGCCGATGGAACGGCGGCTCACGGAGGGAGACAGCGAGCCAGTCTCCGGCTGA
- the rsmH gene encoding 16S rRNA (cytosine(1402)-N(4))-methyltransferase RsmH, whose amino-acid sequence MSRAFEHRPAMTGEVVSLLAPVPSGVIVDATVGGGGHAQAILDAHPRLTVLGIDRDPVAVAAASDALAPYGERALVRQARFDRLSEVVDEVGLAPISGVLFDLGVSSAQLDDGARGFSYRHDAPLDMRMDPGEVRTAADVVNGLPEAELARLLAANGEGRFARRIAAAIVAARPVETTGQLADVARDAIPAPARRRGGHPAKRVFQAVRIEVNAELDALDRALDAAIDLLVPGGRCLVLSYHSGEDRLVKGRFAEAVTGGCTCPPGLPCVCGARPRGRLVGRGARRPAVAEVEANPRAGSARLRALERLDDSESGS is encoded by the coding sequence ATGAGCCGGGCGTTCGAGCATCGACCGGCCATGACCGGCGAGGTGGTGTCACTGCTCGCCCCGGTGCCCTCCGGCGTCATCGTCGACGCCACGGTGGGTGGGGGTGGTCACGCCCAGGCGATCCTGGACGCCCACCCCCGACTCACCGTGCTGGGGATCGATCGAGATCCAGTGGCCGTTGCCGCGGCGTCGGACGCCCTCGCCCCGTACGGGGAACGCGCCCTCGTTCGTCAGGCTCGGTTCGATCGACTCAGTGAGGTCGTCGACGAGGTCGGGCTGGCGCCGATATCGGGCGTGCTCTTCGACCTGGGTGTGAGCTCGGCTCAGCTCGACGACGGGGCTCGAGGGTTCTCCTACCGTCACGACGCTCCACTCGACATGCGCATGGACCCCGGCGAGGTCCGCACCGCGGCCGACGTCGTGAACGGGCTTCCCGAGGCCGAGCTGGCCCGGCTGCTCGCGGCCAACGGCGAAGGACGGTTTGCTCGTCGCATCGCTGCCGCCATCGTGGCTGCTCGCCCCGTCGAGACGACGGGGCAGCTGGCCGACGTGGCGAGAGACGCGATTCCCGCTCCGGCCCGCCGCCGCGGCGGTCACCCCGCCAAGCGGGTCTTCCAGGCCGTTCGCATCGAGGTCAATGCCGAGCTCGACGCGCTGGACCGGGCCCTCGACGCGGCCATCGATCTGCTCGTTCCCGGCGGACGCTGTCTCGTGCTCTCCTACCACTCGGGAGAGGACCGCCTCGTCAAGGGCCGCTTCGCCGAGGCGGTCACCGGCGGTTGCACGTGCCCGCCGGGGCTTCCCTGCGTCTGCGGTGCTCGCCCTCGCGGTCGCCTGGTGGGGCGAGGGGCGCGACGGCCGGCTGTGGCGGAGGTGGAGGCCAACCCCCGGGCTGGCAGCGCCCGCCTCCGGGCCCTCGAGCGTCTCGACGACAGCGAGTCGGGCTCGTGA